The nucleotide sequence tgcgattaattatttacgagacaacctgtataacaaataattactggtatatgcgattaattatttacgagacAACCCGTATAGCAAATAATTACTGGTTTAtgcgattaattatttacgagacAACCCATATAGCAAATAATTACTGGTTTAtgcgattaattatttacgagacaacctgtataacaaataattactggtatatgggattaattatttacgagacAACCCGTATAGCAAATAATTACTGGTTTAtgcgattaattatttacgagacAACCCATATAGCAAATAATTACTGGTTTATgcaattaattatttacgagacaacctgtatagcaaataattactggtatatgcgattaattatttacgagacaacctgtatagcaaataattactggtatatgcgatgttttattataaacgacgtaaaaaaacaacaaatcaattaaaatatttgtgatttttgTGTAGTTACTTCATAATAGCAAATTTATAACctcaattaaatattaaattatgttgTTTACTCGATTCgactttttcttattaaataacgaaatctCATTTATGTAGGTCACTGTCAATTGAACAAATATTCAGTTTGcgtgaataaatttattaaacgagataaaataatttatttattgctaTCAGATACACGTGTATGTTATTTAATTGACGTTTatttcgattaatcgatataGAATcgattacaaataaaacatagaTAAACAACTATAGATGCCAATGGAATGTATTAGAAAGAGATAGCGCGAATAAAACATAAAtgacataaaacatttttaaatgtgTATACCGGGGgcgtttgataaaaaattaaccaaatttcatagaaatgaaaatattttcatttccaaagTATCCTGTGATTTAAAATTCAcaatttaacaattattatagTTACCTCGACATCTTGATAAGGTAGGATTTCTACTAGAAGCTCCATATCCCAAGCACCAGCTCTCACTTTGAATTTATTATCGGAAATTTTGGTTTCGGTACAATGCGCAGTTGTCAATGCTACTTGAGGATGAATTAGAGACGCCCCGCATCTGTATTTCTCCCGTTTTCTATTATCCACTTCGAATAAAGCCAACATCCAAGGAAATTCGCCGAATTGGGCTTCGCCATCTCGAGCACCTGTAATAATTTGTATGAAACAAAATGGTGGATTAAGACAATCGAAAATAATACTCACCAGATAATTGGTGTCCTGCTCCGTATTTGTTTCTGTAGCCGCAACCAATTTTAAGTCCTGTAAACAAAGATTGAATAAATTCGGTGGATATTTTTCGTATACTCCTCGTATCTCACCTTTTTTGTCATCGTCTGCTTCTATTTCAAAGATtatcataaaagaaaaaagaagcaAATAATTTGTTGTAGATGGAATCATTATTGGTAACGTGTGTTTGTTGATATCTCGTACAAATtgttagatttgaaaaattttttcgtgTTCAATACtagtttgtaataaaaaatctcAATATTCAAGGTCTCTAGTCTATTAAGATGATATCGACTATTATTATAAGCATTAACAACAACGTGAGTCGattattttccttataaattgtaaacaagtaattttattattattatacgtTTAATTacgaagaaataattttcacaagtttcgaattttttaaatctcCAATACGATTATTTATCATAATggggattttcaaaatttttttaattcaatttttcaactttagcTCTCCGTAACTCAAAAATGagtttatatttgaaactgTTAATTTTTGTCCTTAAAGATTCATCCTTTAAGatcatatttccataattttgttCGATACTTTCATtactttataatataaaattttttaaactaattctATCGAAAAAATAGGAACCACAAGATGATCTCGAGTGTTTTTTCATGGTTTTAATGTTTTCCAAGaagttaatatttattataagtttatttagaaagaaatatttcatattttgtgaaatttccacatttcaaaTACCATTTattatgatattaattttttttgctttttaatacCCCAACTTTAATGCTCCATAACTCAGTAATGGATTTATATTTCGaaactgttgatttttttccttaaagATTCATCCTTCAAGaatgttttcttttaatattatttcaaaatttcaattactttttgatatacgattttttatataaaggtatgtttctttttaatcattccactataatggaaattatttaacAACAAATCGGAACCGCATGAtgattttttgcatcaaataaacttatttttcatactttcaactatttttacGTTTGTCTGACTAAAATAATCCAAAAGAAAACGAATATTGGTTCAAATTTGGATTCTAACCTCATTTTAAgatgtcaaaaagtattttgtttatatctttTGAAATACTCACTTCAAACACTAATATTTTTCGTTAAGTTTCTTtaggaagaaatattttatatttcttgagattttgatattattataacGATTATTTACAATGATACACACTATCAAAGTTAACGATAATTTTTCAACTTCAGTTTGAAATATACTAACTTCAAGCACCTGTATCTCATATATGGGTCGATGAATggaaatgttgatttttttccttaagGATTCGTCCTTCAAGAATGTTCccttaaaatattatttcaagatttcaattactttttgatatacgattttttatataaaggtatgtttctttttaatcattccactataatggaaattatttaacAACAAATCGGAACCGCATGAtgattttttgcatcaaataaacttatttttcatactttcaactatttttacGTTTGTCTGACTAAAATAATCCAAAAGAAAACGAATATTGGTGTCGATTTGGATTCCAACCTCATTTTAAgatgtcaaaaagtattttgtttatatctttTGAAATACTCACTTCAAACACtaatatttttcgaaagtttctttaggaagaaatattttatatttcgtgaaattttcatattattataacgattatttaaaatgatacaAACTATCAAAGTTGACTATAATTTTTTAGCCTCACTTTGTAATATGCTAACTTTAACGATCTGTACATCGTAAATGGGCTcatatatagaaatgttgaCTTTTTTCCTTAAGGATTCGTCCTTCAAGAATGTTCccttaaaatattatttcaagatttcaattactttttgatatacgattttttatataaaggtatgtttctttttaatcattccactataatggaaattatttaacAACAAATCGGAACCGCATGAtgattttttgcatcaaataaacttatttttcatactttcaactatttttacGTTTGTCTGACTAAAATAATCCAAAAGAAAACGAATAATGGTTCCGATTTGTATTCTAACCTCATTTTAAgatgtcaaaaagtattttgtttatatctttTGGAATACTCACTTCAAACACTAATATTTTTCGTAAGTTTCtttaagaagaaatattttatatttcgtgaaattttcatattattataacgattatttaaaatgatacaAACTATCAAAGTTGACTATAATTTTTTAGCCTCACTTTGTAATATGCTAACTTTAACGATCTGTACATCGTAAATGGGCTcatatatagaaatgttgaCTTTTTTCCTTAAGGATTCGTCCTTCAAGAATGTTCccttaaaatattatttcaagatttcaattactttttgatatacgattttttatataaaggtatgtttctttttaatcattccactataatggaaattatttaacAACAAATCGGAACCGCATGAtgattttttgcatcaaataaacttatttttcatactttcaactatttttactTTTGTCTGACTAAATTAATCCAAAAGAAAACGAATATTGGTTCCGATTTGTATTCTAACCTCATTTTAAgatgtcaaaaagtattttgtttatatctttTGAAATACTCACTTCAAACACTAATATTTCTTtaggaagaaatatttttatatttcgtgAAATGTTCATATTATTAGAacgattatttaaaataatacacaCTATAAAAATAACCGATAATTGTTTAACTTCACTTTATAATATACTAACACAGAGTCATAGACAAAGATTAGTCATAGAAAGACAGAATATAATTAaccatagataaaatatttttaaacgaaTGACAAGCTAAAAATCGATTAACGGATTTTGACAATTTAAATCGTTATCTCGATGTTTCTGAGCGTTGAATAAAACCACATAAAAATTCACAACCCATTTTATTAcaaagattttattaaattttcattatctaatATTTATAAGTCGAAGTATCGAGATCGTGTTTAACCATTTGTTCGTCTATCCAATTCCTAAACTTGGCCACGTTAACGTAAACCCCTGGTGTACCGTTCTCCCCGCATCCTATCCCCCAAGAAACGATCCCAGCTTGATAATACCTCCCAGTTTCGTTATCAATGGGGAATATCAAAGGACTACCGCCGTCTCCTTTACAAGTATCTTTCCCCTTTTCACCCCCAGCGCACATAAAACTATTGTGCAACTGGAAATACTTCCCCAGACGAGTCGTTCTCAATTTATCCTGACACATTTTGTTATCAACGACAGGCAgatcgattttcttcaatataactTGATATTTCCCTTTCTTCCCGAATTGATCTTTACCCCAACCGGTGGCGTATCCCACCCCGGATCGCACGACGTGGTCCTGAGGAGGCAGACAAATAGTCGAAATGTGATCTGCGGCATCCACCGgcgttttcaaaaacaatatggCGATATCGTTGAACAAAGCGCCGGCGTAGTACTGTTCGTGTATTTGTATCGATTCCACTTCTCTGTCTTGGTAAGGGTAGAGTTCTTCGTCGTGTTGGGTATCCCATTCCCCAGCCCTCACTTTGAAAATCTTGTTTTTACCGGTCACGCAATGCGCTGCTGTTATAACGGCTCGGGGATGAATCAAAGCCCCTCCGCATTGATAAACTTTCAGTACCAGCGGATTCCCTTCGACGGATTCTTCTCGCAAGATGGCTACCATGTAGGGGAATTCGCCGAATTGAGCTTCGCCGTCTGACGCACCGGTTATTCTGAAACCCACTCCTTCGGTGTTTAAATACCCGCAACCTCGGGGTTTGTTAGTCAACGGTGAGGGGGTAATCGGTTCGGTTACGGTGTTGTCTCTGTTACAGCATATTTCGAGGTAGTTGTTACCGCATGGACCTTCGTTTATTCTGGAAAACggattatttacatttacaactttttaaagATATCTAAACTTcgataaaaacaaatcaaaaacgattttttaacaaaaatatagtgataaatttattaaataatcatcgCCGATTAAACTACTTTTTGTATAGACCTGGTATAAACATGAAACATACATTATATGTCAATTCATCGACGTATTCCTGCAAGGTTGTAATCTAAGCTTTATATAAtagattattatgtcaaaacaaTTCTATTTTCTTGTTCTAACTTCTATTTTAATgctatttaaaagaaaatttaattatttttacttcaaatttaaGTTACTTCATATCTTAAATACAGCcacgtatttaaaaaaaagaagagagcTGTCATTAATAATTTACAACAAATAGATATGTTTTTACTTgcattacaaataaaaaattatataaaaaacaacattttaatgaaaatatcgtAATAAATTCACTTTTTGTAAATACCTGGTATAATCATGAAACATACGTTTTATGTCTATTCGTCGACGTTTACTTGCAAGATTGTAATCTAAcctttatataaaaacttatatgttgaaataattttatgtttatcaACTTAATTACAGACCACGCcctttataaaaaagaagagaactGTCACAAACACCTGCTAGATTGTTATCCAATCGTTTGTTGAGTTTATAAATTAGTTGGATAGCTACTTACTCAAATACAgacgattttcaaaaaaaaaaaagaagagaactgtcagaaataattaaaactgAGATTGACTCAAAAGTTTCAGTTACTTGTATTTTTTAACTGTATTGTagattaataaacaaattatattgatttattttgtgTAGTGCTTAGTAGTAAATATATACGTAAAGGTAAGTGAactgttttattaaattaaaccCGTAAATCTAATTGATAGTACTTCGTAATTATTAACGGTTAGATTGGAtcctaatataaatatttggaatctataaaaacaatatacaaaCCTAATATCTATCACACCTTCTCCGTTGGTATTCACAGTACCATTTTTACATAGAAAATACTGTACGCAAACGCAATCTCCCGTTTCTCCCGCATCTCCACCGTGACTTTCCACCGGTTGTAAATCAACACCTTGAGCCGAAGTTACTGGTTTTAATGTCGAAGTAGTAGTTGATTGATTTTTAACgttaaaaactgattttattaaagagTCTAAATCCTCATTTTGACCTTGCGTCCAACATAAAAGACACAGAAATATGGCGACGGTGGTGGGAGAATAATTTATCATATCGACAACTgtaatataaaaactattcacgtatattatttcaataaaaataatttttatttatttaaattgattagatgcaattttttgtttataattcagATTTTCAAGGtcttaatatcatattttaatttgaattgattGATTCTTATGTAATATAACCAAACTGATGGAATATATTAGTCTTTAATAACGAAATCAAAGACAATACGAccttgtttataaaatataaaataatattaaacaacAATAACGGTAGTTTccagttttttttgttagtattaATAATGAATCGATTTTCTATACACGATATCTTGAGAGGTTATCTTCAtatgtcaaaagtcaaaaagttAACAATTTACTAGTTGATATTTAcgtaaaaatgaaagaaaaacaaaaaaaaat is from Diorhabda sublineata isolate icDioSubl1.1 chromosome 1, icDioSubl1.1, whole genome shotgun sequence and encodes:
- the LOC130448089 gene encoding phenoloxidase-activating factor 2-like, with translation MINYSPTTVAIFLCLLCWTQGQNEDLDSLIKSVFNVKNQSTTTSTLKPVTSAQGVDLQPVESHGGDAGETGDCVCVQYFLCKNGTVNTNGEGVIDIRINEGPCGNNYLEICCNRDNTVTEPITPSPLTNKPRGCGYLNTEGVGFRITGASDGEAQFGEFPYMVAILREESVEGNPLVLKVYQCGGALIHPRAVITAAHCVTGKNKIFKVRAGEWDTQHDEELYPYQDREVESIQIHEQYYAGALFNDIAILFLKTPVDAADHISTICLPPQDHVVRSGVGYATGWGKDQFGKKGKYQVILKKIDLPVVDNKMCQDKLRTTRLGKYFQLHNSFMCAGGEKGKDTCKGDGGSPLIFPIDNETGRYYQAGIVSWGIGCGENGTPGVYVNVAKFRNWIDEQMVKHDLDTSTYKY